The DNA segment ATCTCCTTGTGTATTTTCTCCAGCGGAACCTGTCTGCTCATCAGCTAGCTCACCTAAGGTTGcctttctttcctcttctttcaattttttataCTCTGGTCTTAGAGTATACTTGAATGCATATGGGCCTTTCTTTACAAGAGTGGCAACTTTGTCTAAACATTCCTTTAGATGAGCTTCAGGTTGCCTAGTACGTTCCTTTAGCCCCTTTAAAGACCAGTAATCATACTCATCAAACAATTTGAACAAATAGTCCAGAATCTCCTTCTTTGGCATACGAATAGACTTGATGTTGCTCTTGGCTTTCTCGCGTccaactttcaaaaaattagaGTTGTCTGACCTCATAGACATACCGGTATGACTCATCGTCACACCAACGGTTTCATCCAATGTTgtaattctttctttattattaaGCTTCACAATATTCCTTCTCTGCTCAACAATTTTGTGATAATTTGGATCATTCATTGACGGCATAACTTGACATTCATGACAGACTGTTCCTACAATGGCGGTTTTTTTAGGAATTGTTTTAACATATGGTATATATCTATCTCTACCATCCCTGTCCGTCATAACTCTGTGATTAAACTTCTTTCTGTTGTTTCTACGtttttgttgctgctgcttcttcttgagTTCTTCTTCACGTTCCTGTTTTTTTAGGTAAGCTTGCCTTTGCTTCTCAGGATCAGCTTCGAGCTCCCTTTTACGTTGttgatatttctttaaGTTTTGTTCAGTGAAAACGTATTCGTTTTCAACCACCTTTTTTGTAAGCTCTAAGTCGTATTCGTGCGGTATAGAATCgttatcattttcattcaaaactAGTGTAATTTTACT comes from the Saccharomyces kudriavzevii IFO 1802 strain IFO1802 genome assembly, chromosome: 7 genome and includes:
- the TFG2 gene encoding transcription factor IIF subunit TFG2 (similar to Saccharomyces cerevisiae TFG2 (YGR005C); ancestral locus Anc_4.142), producing the protein MSSSTAAAPALSNNSATSEGKEKSGNVSGDEYLSQEEEVFDGNDIENNETKVYEESLDLDLERSSRQVWLVRLPMFLAEKWRDRNNLHGQELGKIRINKDGSKITLVLNENDNDSIPHEYDLELTKKVVENEYVFTEQNLKKYQQRKRELEADPEKQRQAYLKKQEREEELKKKQQQQKRRNNRKKFNHRVMTDRDGRDRYIPYVKTIPKKTAIVGTVCHECQVMPSMNDPNYHKIVEQRRNIVKLNNKERITTLDETVGVTMSHTGMSMRSDNSNFLKVGREKAKSNIKSIRMPKKEILDYLFKLFDEYDYWSLKGLKERTRQPEAHLKECLDKVATLVKKGPYAFKYTLRPEYKKLKEEERKATLGELADEQTGSAGENTQGDAEADLEDEIEMEDVV